The genomic window GGGTTTCTTGTAATTATCTTCAATAAAGGTCTTCAACTCTGGCCCAAAATCACTACCATCGGTATAAGGAGGGTTGGCAACGGCTATATAGTACTTCTGAGTTAATAGCTGCAAAAAGGTAATGGCATCCTGTGTTTTGGTGTTTAGGAAATTAACACCTTGCTGGGCAGTATTTTGTTCTACAGCCTTTTGCAGGTTAGCAAAAAAGTTCACTCTAAAATTCTCATACGTAGCTAAAGATGGTTCGGTAAACAGATTTAACTGACTGCCTTGCCACTGCTTAGTCAAATCATGCAAATGTGCGCTTAGCTTTTCTTCGAGTCTAATTAACGAACCAAACTTATAGGCCTGCTGGAGATCTGACCAGAGGTCCATTACAATTTTTTCTAGTTCGCCGTTTAGAGGTTGACCGTTCTCTTCAAAGAGATGCTTTACTTCACTATAATCCGGCAAAAAAAAGTCAGAGCTGACAATATTAAAATGTTCGATTTTGGTGCTACGTTTTTTCCTCTTGGCTTTGATATACAAGCCCAGTTGTGCTAACTGTATAGCCCGATCATCCAGATCAACTCCGTGTAGGTTGTGCTTGATAATAAGCTCAGGTATTTTGTTTTCATTATAATCTGCCCCATAGTTATCAATCTGATCCTGATATAAATCATAAAACAGATCAAAGGCATATAGTAGGAAGTTGCCAGAACCAGTAGCCGGATCAATTAGACGAATCTCGGTAAGTGGCTTTACTTCTCTTGTCCTTGTTGAGGGGGCATTGGCTATCTTATATTTTTCTTTGATCTCAGAATCCGGGTACATTTCCAGATACAGCTTACCAAGGCTATTATCTACCAGGAATTTTACTACCCAGCGAGGCGTATATACCTGACTCTGTATGCTGACTTTGTTGTATTCGGTTTTATCTCCACTGGCTTTATGAGCTGCTTTTTTTGCGTTATTATAGCTTTCATATAACCAGCCCAGCACATCATCACTTTGCCAGATGTCAGTTTCTACCTGATTATCAGTATCGATCTGATTGAAGGCACTAATAATAGAATTTAGTTCAATAGCAGTTGGCAGTAAATGATATGGATGCTCTAGACTAAATAGTGGAATATCAAAGGAAAGAGCAGCCAATTGATCTTTTAAGAATCCTATTAATCCTTCCTGCTCAGCGGTTCTCCCATCGGGATTCTGTTCCAGCCAATGACGGTGAGCAAAGGAGCGATCGCCGTGCTGACTCCTGCGGGTGATGATCTCCGGGTGCAGGGTATGTGCTTCCATGACTTTGAGCGCAGAAATCCGATTGAACAGGGTGAACGAGAGTTCTTCGACCAGTTTTTCGTACCCACCTTTGACTTTACCGGTTTCAGCTATCAAGACATTAAGAATACCTTCGATTCGTGTACGGTCTGCCTGATAGTCCGCTGGGATAGTAGCTATCGGCTGCGATATAGTATCAGAGATTCCCATTCTTCCCAGACGATTACGAAAGGCTTTGTCGATGAGTTGTCGTATGTTTTCTGCATGATCTGATAGTTTCATTTTTAATCCTTTTCACCACGAAGTACACGATGGTCACGAAGCACTGATTTTATAACACAAAACGTTTTATTCCATCTTTTAATAGCTTATTATTAAAATTTAATAACAAGCCGACCTTAACCTTACTTAATTTCATATATGTCAAAATCTGTGCATCATAAATAGGATTCATTTTTTCAACACTTTTTAGTTCAACTATTAATGTATCTTCTATAAATAAATCTATTTTATATCCACATGATAATTTTATATCTTTATACTGAACTGGCAGCTCTGCTTCCATAATGAACTTAATATCAGCTTTAGCTAACTCATATGCCAAACATTGTTTATAGGTGCTTTCTAATAATCCAGGCCCTAAATTCTTATGCACCTCAATCGCTAAACTGATTACCTTATTAGATAATTCATCAAATTCCATGAATATGTTCCTCTTCATATACTTCGTGCTC from Candidatus Margulisiibacteriota bacterium includes these protein-coding regions:
- a CDS encoding GxxExxY protein; protein product: MEFDELSNKVISLAIEVHKNLGPGLLESTYKQCLAYELAKADIKFIMEAELPVQYKDIKLSCGYKIDLFIEDTLIVELKSVEKMNPIYDAQILTYMKLSKVKVGLLLNFNNKLLKDGIKRFVL